The sequence GTGGCTCAACAGCGCCACTTCTCGGGCGTTGTGGTCGCACTGAGGAACTGCACGctaacaggaggaggaggaggagactgAGTTTGCgcggctgctgctgctgctgctccctTTACGAACTTTCAGGATTTTTGGACGCAAACGCTGTCGAATACGACAGATCGAGGTAAATCTCTCAGCGCCTGACGTGTGTGTGAACCGTGTGCGTACGTAGTTTCACCAAGTGTTTGCGTGTAGACAACAAACAGGCTCCATGTAGCTGCTCTGTAGCTTTAGCTATTGTTTAAACTCAACACTTCTGACCTGTTCCTCTGGTCTACACGCTTAAAACCCACCGTTTAACATGCGGATAAGTTAATAATAACTCCGATACGAGCTGATTGTGAGGCTGGAGATGATGCCAGAGCTGCTCCAGCTAGCTGAATTATTCGGTTAGCTATAAACATGATGGCGCTGCAGCTCCACTTTCTTTATTACAGAAACTACTTCCGGTGGTTTGTTTCCATGGTTACGTGTCGAGCTGCTGCCGCCGCTGCTGCTGATTCACTGACACGAGaattaaacactaaaacaacTGACGGAGATGTGAAACGGTACCGTGTGGGACGTCAACAAGTCTTTACGGAGTCGTGAACTGAGCTGATGTTCTACAGAAccgagttgttgttgttgttgttgcctgTCGCGTTAATTATACGTCACTCAGAGTTGACATAATCCATAAACATGAGCACACACTGATTACACACGTGTCAAGCAAAGTGTAACGATGTTAAACAAGTCACTGGGTTTGAAAAAGTTTTACAGAAAAGGTTTAAAGGTAGAAATCCAGCCGAAGGGCCCGAATTCGTCGTCGTCTGTCGTTAAACTTACAGAATGAGCTACGAGGTCAAGGACGAAACAAGAAAAGCAACATTTTTCCAGTAGAGTGCGTTCGATTCTTTGTCGTGTTCGACACCGTGACGTCTAATCACACACTTTATTATGATAGGAAGCTGTTTGCGACAGcgtgtgtaatgtaaatgaatccTAATCGCTCGGATGTCCAGGTTCAGAGTCAAGAAACCATCCAGAGAGTAAAGTAATAATGTAGTCGTATGGTTGACGAATCTCTCTCGGAAACGTCCGTGTTCTCTTTCCGCACAGGAAGCTAACCAGGAGGAGAGGGACACACTGAGCGTGAGATCAGAATGTCATCGTCGTCTTCGCTGCCCCTCGGCCAGGACGGCGCGGTGCGCTACAAGAAGCGCAAGGCCAACTTCTCGTTCAGTGAAGTTCACATCCTGCTGGATGAAGTGCGCAAAAACCGACACATCGTCGTGGGTGAGTGTGAGACGTGAAGAAGGACGAGTgatgtggttgtggtggtggtggtggtggtgtgtcgCTCACAATCCGGTTAAACACAGGCTACACCAAACCTACAGTCACGTGTAATTATGACACGTGTAAAATACTCAATATGAGGTACAAAGCTTCGATCTAATGGTTTGAGAAGCACACtggagcttttatttttattttttgcagagTGGACTAGCTAATAAAACTGGTTTGTGCACTCTTGAGATGCtaatataaactgtgtgtgtgtgtgtgtgtgtaggtaaatTCAATTCAGGAATTCCCAGTGATGTGAAGAGGAGGAAGTGGACAGAGATCACGCAGCGCATTAACGAGATCGGCGAGTGTGACCGCGAGGTCAGTGAGGTCATTAAGAAGTGGTCCGACCTCAAATGCGACACCAAGCGGAAAATTGCAGCACTGCACACGGGCGTGGCTCTGCCTCATTCGTCAGACCTCACGCAGACTGAAAACATCGTGAGCTCCATTCTGGAGCTGGACAAGAAACCGTGGGAGGCGACGCGCTCGCCACGGGGACGAAGCAGGAGCGAGGAACAGGACATGGCCGTAGGAGACGATGACGACGACATTGCGTTCCTGGGTCCGGGATCGGTTCAGGATTCTCCCAGGTCAGGAATCGAGACCAGGCCGATGCCGCCGCCTCTTCCGGGAGCCGCTGTCGGGGGGTTCGAGATGAAATTAGACCCCTTGAATAACACGGGTAAGAAATGTCTCGCTCTGTTTTTTCTAACGCTAATATTCTTCCTAAAACATTCTTTTGCGTAAAGATTTCTTAAAGTTGTCGTGATGTTTCGCTCGTTCAGACGCAGACTCTCACGCGATGGACTCGGATGACGACCACCACGACGTTATCCCCTCATCCGTGAATAACTCGTACGCAGAGGACGAGGGAAATGTCAGCAGCGTCCCACACGTCTCCTCGTCCTCCACCGGTCACGCGAAGGCGAAGGCGGAGCCAGAGAGCGCACGTGAGCAGTTAGCACAAAGCGCTAGCCTGAGTGTGCAGGAGCAGCACGTGACGAACGCGTTGCTGTGCACGGTGTCGCGCTCGCTCGAGCTCCTGGCCGAGTCGGTGCAGCAGCTGGCGGAGACGCAGCAGGAGTTTGCGCGCGAGTCGCTCAGGCTGCAGAGAGAGACGGTGCAGGTGCTGCGAGAGTTCGCCTCTGGGGCACTAACACTTCTGCACGAGAGGGTGAACGGCAAACCGCCGCTTATTTAGACGAGAAAACTTGCACATTTTGAATCACTGCCAAAAACATGAAGC comes from Tachysurus vachellii isolate PV-2020 chromosome 26, HZAU_Pvac_v1, whole genome shotgun sequence and encodes:
- the zgc:153990 gene encoding nuclear apoptosis-inducing factor 1, giving the protein MSSSSSLPLGQDGAVRYKKRKANFSFSEVHILLDEVRKNRHIVVGKFNSGIPSDVKRRKWTEITQRINEIGECDREVSEVIKKWSDLKCDTKRKIAALHTGVALPHSSDLTQTENIVSSILELDKKPWEATRSPRGRSRSEEQDMAVGDDDDDIAFLGPGSVQDSPRSGIETRPMPPPLPGAAVGGFEMKLDPLNNTDADSHAMDSDDDHHDVIPSSVNNSYAEDEGNVSSVPHVSSSSTGHAKAKAEPESAREQLAQSASLSVQEQHVTNALLCTVSRSLELLAESVQQLAETQQEFARESLRLQRETVQVLREFASGALTLLHERVNGKPPLI